In the Arachis stenosperma cultivar V10309 chromosome 8, arast.V10309.gnm1.PFL2, whole genome shotgun sequence genome, CTTTCGCCGATCCGTTACGGATCGGGACAGGACGGCTTTGGCGGACGACGCGATACGCCGCCGCATGCGGCAGCGATTCCGCGGATGTGTACGGAGATCTTGCTGGCGAGTGGCTGGCGCTGGATGAAGCAGAGGAAGACAACGACGGAGACGACGTCGCCGGAGAAACCTTCCTCGACGATTTTGGCGGAAACAGCACGGCTCTGATCTTCAACGGATGAGGTAGTTTCGACGAAGCGCGGTCATATTCTTCAATTATGTGCGTCAGATCTTCGTCGTTGGTGACGGAGATCAAGGTTTCTAAGTCTCCGTTCGGCAATTGACACCGTAACGTCACAGACGAACCGCACAACTCTCCTAGCTTTACCAACAAGTCTGCACAACGCGAAACAGAAACAGTTAACGAACAATCACAGGAAAAAAAACGAGTAACACTGAAAATTGAGAGAGAAACAACGCTAAAAAACGAACCTGAGAAGCAAATGGAACGGTCCACGGTGAGGACTCTGGTGTGGCCACCGATGTAACGGAGCTCGCCGTCGGTAGCGCGTGGGAGGATCTTGCCGCCGTAGCTGCAGAGGAGCTTAATCGTACGGCCGGGACTCGTTTCCATGGCTTGCTACTCAGTTAGTTGGGAAACAGAAGAAGCTTAGAAGATTCTAGAAACAGAAAACTGAGAAGAACCTTTttagaagagaagagaggaagagaaggAAGTTTTTGTGTTCCTCTGGCTTTAGAGGGTTGGAGGCTTGGAGCTTGAAAACCCTGGGAAGTGATTTTGAGGTTAATTTATAGGGCCAGAAGAGCGAGGGAGCCCACGCgctaatattatttatttatttattacaataattaataataattaaaaataaaaaataaataataaaaccGCCTTGGTCATTGGAGACTTGGAGACTTGGAGTGCTTGTGAAGCGTGGTTATATGCggatattctttttcttttttgctttcCTAGAAAGAAGGCCAGAAATTCAgtcaaaaaagaaaatagaaaataaaaaatagaaaaaattaaaaaaaaatgcaaaataaaaaaatggtcTAAGTCTAAGGGATGGGGGTGGGTAACCGAAGAAGTTGGGAGGGGGTGGCCCGTTTTGGCGTAATGCTTGTTGAGGCCCGCCATGTGGCGCCCACAAATTGATACTCAGTTTATTTACACCCTAAAATGCCTACTATTATTATGTCGAAATTTCCAGAAAcaaattatcaaaaaatttgtaaaataataaaataattagtattgaATTTATGAGTTTTACTATAAAATTTTACTTTCCTAATTATAATTTTGTGAAAGTTATAATTTTGTGATTCACT is a window encoding:
- the LOC130944761 gene encoding protein PAL OF QUIRKY-like → METSPGRTIKLLCSYGGKILPRATDGELRYIGGHTRVLTVDRSICFSDLLVKLGELCGSSVTLRCQLPNGDLETLISVTNDEDLTHIIEEYDRASSKLPHPLKIRAVLFPPKSSRKVSPATSSPSLSSSASSSASHSPARSPYTSAESLPHAAAYRVVRQSRPVPIRNGSAKACCYNGQLEGSPRFLYYGPRFSNYCH